One region of Mycolicibacterium rhodesiae NBB3 genomic DNA includes:
- a CDS encoding FtsB family cell division protein translates to MPEAKRPDPKRRSPTSRPGKSGKSEAARGRPRSTSSVRRESRTTEPQPTPEVDAAEPQESTTDSIRKSIAVSAEQQSEQRFGSAARRAAILAAVVCVLTLTIAGPVRTYFGQRTEMKQLKATEEQLRAQIADLEQQKVKLGDPVFIAAQARERLGFVMPGEIPYQVQLPPGAAAPATPGVEAPTADRNEPWYTALWGTIADAPYGVAPAPAPAPPAPPGAPAPVPPVPTSAPTPGG, encoded by the coding sequence GTGCCAGAAGCGAAGCGGCCCGACCCCAAGCGGCGATCCCCGACTTCTCGACCAGGTAAGTCGGGGAAGTCCGAGGCCGCCCGGGGTCGCCCGCGGAGCACATCGTCCGTCCGCCGAGAGTCCCGCACCACCGAGCCGCAGCCGACGCCCGAGGTTGACGCCGCCGAACCGCAGGAGAGCACCACCGACTCGATCCGCAAATCCATTGCGGTGTCGGCAGAACAACAGTCCGAGCAGCGGTTCGGGTCCGCGGCACGTCGCGCCGCGATCCTGGCCGCGGTGGTGTGTGTGCTGACGTTGACCATCGCCGGGCCCGTGCGCACCTACTTCGGGCAGCGGACCGAGATGAAGCAACTGAAGGCCACCGAGGAACAGCTGCGCGCGCAGATCGCGGACCTCGAACAGCAGAAGGTCAAGTTGGGCGATCCCGTGTTCATCGCCGCGCAGGCGCGCGAACGGCTCGGATTCGTCATGCCAGGCGAGATTCCATATCAGGTGCAGCTCCCTCCCGGCGCTGCCGCCCCGGCGACGCCGGGTGTAGAGGCGCCCACCGCCGATCGCAACGAACCCTGGTACACGGCCCTGTGGGGCACCATTGCAGATGCGCCATACGGCGTTGCGCCCGCGCCCGCGCCCGCCCCGCCCGCGCCGCCGGGGGCCCCAGCGCCCGTGCCTCCGGTCCCGACCAGTGCGCCCACTCCCGGTGGTTGA
- a CDS encoding DUF501 domain-containing protein, which produces MVEPADLEAVAKQLGREPRGVLEIAYRCPNGEPAVVKTAPKLEDGTPFPTLYYLTHPALTAAASRLESSGMMREMSERLQHDSDLAAAYLKAHESYLAERDAIEPLGTTFSGGGMPDRVKCLHVVIAHSLAKGPGTNPFGDEALAVLAGEPAMAGILERETWSA; this is translated from the coding sequence GTGGTTGAGCCGGCGGATCTGGAGGCGGTCGCGAAGCAGCTGGGTCGTGAACCTCGCGGTGTACTGGAGATCGCCTACCGGTGCCCCAACGGTGAGCCCGCAGTAGTCAAGACAGCACCGAAGCTCGAAGACGGAACACCGTTTCCGACGCTGTATTACTTGACCCATCCCGCGCTGACAGCGGCGGCCAGCCGGTTGGAGTCGTCGGGAATGATGCGGGAGATGTCCGAGCGCCTGCAGCACGACTCGGACCTGGCCGCCGCCTATCTGAAGGCGCACGAGTCCTACCTTGCCGAGCGTGACGCGATAGAGCCCTTGGGCACAACGTTTTCCGGCGGCGGCATGCCGGACCGGGTGAAGTGCCTGCACGTGGTCATCGCGCATTCACTGGCCAAGGGTCCCGGTACCAACCCGTTCGGCGACGAGGCGTTGGCGGTGCTGGCCGGCGAACCGGCGATGGCGGGAATCCTTGAGAGAGAGACGTGGAGCGCATGA